Proteins from a single region of Hordeum vulgare subsp. vulgare chromosome 6H, MorexV3_pseudomolecules_assembly, whole genome shotgun sequence:
- the LOC123405479 gene encoding uncharacterized protein LOC123405479, whose product MERDVVQTVPQRPRVRDGERVITMFQEGCRAFQVAFTKIMEKKLGDNPLGPILSVDKKLADAKLAEEADEHKSKGEARKEKRIAAQKGHKIPENDIDNKEKMLIKVATQGVVRLFNEVSKRQTRKGLNPSRSKDVKCMTFSFSMLFTSFIV is encoded by the exons ATGGAACGCGATGTTGTCCAGACTGTGCCGCAACGCCCGCGTGTCAGAGACGGAGAAAGGGTCATCACCATGTTCCAGGAAGGCTGCAGGGCTTTCCAGGTCGCCTTCaccaagatcatggagaagaagCTCGGCGACAACCCATTG GGTCCAATTCTGTCAGTGGACAAGAAATTGGCCGACGCCAAGTTGGCCGAGGAGGCGGACGAGCACAAGTCCAAGGGAGAGGCCCGCAAGGAGAAGCGCATT GCTGCGCAGAAGGGTCACAAAATACCTGAGAATGATATTGACAACAAAGAAAAGATGCTTATCAAGGTTGCAACCCAAGGAG TTGTCAGGTTGTTCAATGAG GTGAGCAAGCGACAGACTAGGAAAGGTTTGAATCCATCAAGAAGTAAAGATGTCAAATGTATGACCTTTTCCTTTTCAATGCTATTCACTTCCTTCATTGTTTGA